Proteins encoded together in one Thermoplasmata archaeon window:
- the cyoE gene encoding heme o synthase, translated as MTSLRPYVEVTKPKLVSLLVFTAFVGMFVGARWASVSLSLGEWMLGLAAITLGCAGSNAVTCFIDRDIDFLMERTRKRPLPSGRIEPARNALYLGAGLIVASLLLALLRNLLSPVVIGLGVLDNVVVYSLLTKRRSPWNIILGSFSGGLPAVYGWAFATGSVGLVPILMAALVVLWTPNHIWSLALRYREDYARAGVPMLPVVLEERKAIRCIACTSLLLVGFSVALDSLGAFGDAYLWTAAVLGGALIVLNAWLLVRPTAQHAWVVFKFSSPYLAVVFLFMVLGPYLPH; from the coding sequence ATGACGAGTCTCCGACCGTACGTCGAGGTCACGAAGCCGAAACTCGTGTCCCTCCTCGTGTTCACGGCCTTCGTGGGGATGTTCGTGGGAGCCCGCTGGGCGTCCGTGAGCCTGTCGCTCGGCGAGTGGATGCTGGGCCTGGCGGCCATCACCCTGGGTTGCGCGGGCTCCAACGCGGTCACCTGCTTCATCGACCGGGACATCGACTTCCTCATGGAGCGCACGCGCAAGCGGCCGCTTCCCTCGGGCCGCATCGAGCCCGCGCGGAACGCACTCTACCTGGGCGCCGGCCTGATCGTCGCCTCCCTCCTCCTGGCGCTCCTCCGGAACCTCCTGTCCCCCGTGGTAATCGGCCTCGGGGTATTGGACAACGTGGTCGTGTACAGCCTCCTCACGAAGCGGCGGAGCCCGTGGAACATCATCCTGGGTTCGTTCAGCGGCGGCCTCCCCGCCGTGTACGGCTGGGCGTTCGCGACGGGTTCCGTGGGCCTGGTCCCCATCCTGATGGCCGCCCTGGTCGTCCTCTGGACCCCGAACCACATCTGGAGCCTCGCCCTGCGGTACCGGGAGGACTACGCGCGGGCGGGCGTGCCCATGCTCCCCGTCGTCCTCGAGGAGCGCAAGGCGATCCGGTGCATCGCCTGCACCTCGCTCCTGCTCGTCGGCTTCTCGGTGGCTCTGGATTCCCTGGGCGCGTTCGGGGACGCCTACCTCTGGACCGCCGCGGTCCTGGGCGGTGCGCTGATCGTGCTGAACGCCTGGCTCCTTGTCCGGCCCACGGCCCAGCACGCCTGGGTCGTGTTCAAGTTCTCGAGCCCGTACCTGGCCGTGGTCTTCCTCTTCATGGTTCTGGGCCCCTACCTGCCGCACTGA